Proteins from a single region of Oscillatoria sp. FACHB-1407:
- a CDS encoding acyl carrier protein has product MVSTNSETNQPDLESSSHLQLTAAEIQEWIVSYLADLLEIESEDVNVTIPFDRYGLDSSVAVGMTGDLEDWMGKKLDPTLLYDYPTIETLAKHLAEVP; this is encoded by the coding sequence ATGGTGTCTACAAATTCTGAAACCAATCAACCCGACCTTGAAAGTAGTTCACACTTGCAGTTAACGGCAGCGGAAATACAAGAGTGGATTGTTTCCTACCTAGCTGACTTACTTGAGATTGAGTCAGAAGACGTGAACGTTACAATTCCCTTCGATCGCTATGGTCTAGACTCCTCAGTAGCGGTCGGTATGACAGGTGACTTAGAAGATTGGATGGGAAAGAAATTAGACCCAACATTGTTGTATGACTATCCCACGATTGAGACGCTAGCGAAGCATCTGGCTGAAGTTCCCTGA